One genomic region from Streptomyces sp. NBC_01304 encodes:
- the mycP gene encoding type VII secretion-associated serine protease mycosin, producing the protein MTTGARRLRGPAALLAATALALLPSTSAHADSIRAQQWALDAMHTTEAWRTTRGEDITVAVLDTGVDATHPDLKGNVLTGKDMVGFGARRGDDAWARHGTAMAGIIAGHGHGKGNGDGVLGIAPKAKVLPVRVILEDGDKDRKKARATRGSALADGIRWAADHGADVINMSLGDDSESAHPEPSEDAAVQYALKKGVVVVASAGNGGLKGDHVSYPAAYPGVIAVTAINQQGERADFSTRRWYATVSAPGHEIMIADPDREYYRGWGTSAASAMVSGAAALVRAAHPDLGPAEIKQLLEDTARDAPAGGRNDSFGYGLVDPAAAIEAGGKVKSGLRKAGYEKEYFGSGPDADRGDDGPAAWVGPLAGSVGAVFLVAAVALWRGRLWRDRRDQP; encoded by the coding sequence ATGACCACCGGAGCCCGGCGCCTGCGCGGGCCGGCCGCGCTGCTCGCCGCGACCGCGCTCGCCCTGCTGCCGTCGACGTCGGCGCACGCCGACTCGATCCGCGCCCAGCAGTGGGCCCTCGACGCCATGCACACCACCGAGGCCTGGCGCACCACCCGGGGCGAGGACATCACCGTCGCCGTCCTGGACACCGGCGTGGACGCGACCCACCCCGACCTCAAGGGCAACGTCCTCACCGGCAAGGACATGGTCGGCTTCGGCGCCCGCCGCGGCGACGACGCCTGGGCCCGGCACGGCACCGCGATGGCCGGCATCATCGCGGGCCACGGCCATGGGAAGGGCAACGGCGACGGCGTACTCGGCATCGCGCCCAAGGCCAAGGTCCTGCCGGTCCGGGTGATCCTCGAGGACGGCGACAAGGACCGCAAGAAGGCCCGCGCCACCCGCGGCAGCGCGCTCGCCGACGGCATCCGCTGGGCCGCCGACCACGGCGCCGACGTCATCAACATGTCGCTCGGCGACGACAGCGAGTCCGCCCACCCCGAGCCGTCCGAGGACGCCGCCGTCCAGTACGCGCTGAAGAAGGGCGTCGTCGTCGTGGCCTCGGCCGGCAACGGCGGCCTCAAGGGCGACCACGTCTCCTACCCGGCGGCGTACCCCGGCGTCATCGCGGTGACCGCCATCAACCAGCAGGGCGAGCGGGCCGACTTCTCCACCCGGCGCTGGTACGCCACGGTGAGCGCCCCCGGCCACGAGATCATGATCGCCGACCCGGATCGCGAGTACTACCGAGGCTGGGGCACCAGCGCCGCCTCCGCGATGGTCTCCGGCGCCGCCGCGCTCGTCCGCGCCGCGCATCCCGACCTGGGCCCCGCCGAGATCAAGCAGCTCCTCGAGGACACCGCCCGCGACGCCCCCGCCGGCGGCCGCAACGACTCCTTCGGCTACGGCCTGGTGGACCCGGCCGCGGCGATCGAGGCGGGCGGCAAGGTCAAGTCCGGCCTGCGGAAGGCAGGTTACGAGAAGGAGTACTTCGGCTCGGGCCCCGACGCGGACCGGGGCGACGACGGCCCCGCCGCATGGGTGGGCCCTCTGGCGGGCAGCGTCGGCGCGGTCTTCCTGGTGGCGGCGGTGGCCCTGTGGCGCGGTCGCCTCTGGCGGGACCGGCGCGACCAGCCCTGA
- a CDS encoding SseB family protein: MANKNIPDSGFSDDDGSADPRLSAALAAWAGQRTPETEAEILAALPGARLLVPVVAVLGEVEVDENGLRREKTSDMAVPTLKAGDRTALPAFTSTDALALWDPAARPVAVPMQQAVRAAVHEKADTIVLDLAGPVAYELSRPALLALAEGRTSTDPLADPAVTDAVRAAVAAEPTVLRAHLGPGRADGTLALVLGPDAVPAQAARRVAEALAADETLRARLVRGLDLALLPAEATPPGEPVYVRA; encoded by the coding sequence GTGGCGAACAAGAACATTCCCGACTCCGGTTTCTCCGACGACGACGGCTCCGCGGACCCGCGCCTGAGCGCGGCCCTCGCGGCCTGGGCCGGGCAGCGCACGCCGGAGACCGAGGCCGAGATCCTCGCGGCCCTGCCCGGCGCCCGTCTCCTGGTCCCGGTGGTGGCCGTCCTCGGTGAGGTCGAGGTCGACGAGAACGGCCTGCGCCGCGAGAAGACCAGTGACATGGCGGTGCCCACCCTCAAGGCCGGCGACCGCACCGCGCTCCCCGCCTTCACCTCCACCGACGCCCTCGCCCTGTGGGACCCGGCCGCGCGCCCCGTCGCCGTCCCGATGCAGCAGGCCGTGCGCGCCGCCGTCCACGAGAAGGCCGACACGATCGTCCTCGACTTGGCAGGACCGGTCGCGTACGAGCTGTCCCGGCCCGCCCTGCTCGCGCTCGCGGAGGGCCGCACCTCCACCGACCCCCTGGCCGACCCCGCCGTCACCGATGCCGTGCGCGCCGCGGTCGCCGCCGAGCCCACGGTGCTCCGCGCCCACCTCGGCCCGGGCCGTGCGGACGGCACCCTCGCCCTGGTGCTCGGCCCGGACGCGGTTCCGGCGCAGGCCGCCCGGCGCGTGGCCGAGGCCCTTGCCGCCGACGAGACGCTGCGGGCCCGCCTGGTGCGCGGCCTCGACCTCGCGCTCCTCCCGGCCGAGGCGACGCCGCCGGGCGAGCCCGTCTACGTACGGGCATGA
- a CDS encoding DUF1844 domain-containing protein, with translation MTDTTPTAQNPDFDEMTRDIAEVPAVEVIVTVAVNLMSAAAVKAGLTEEGDQHKDLDEARKLIHALAGLLDASATEISSFHAAPLRDGLKSLQLAFREASLVADEPGQGPGEKYTGPVFG, from the coding sequence ATGACTGACACGACCCCCACCGCCCAGAACCCCGACTTCGACGAGATGACCCGCGACATCGCGGAGGTCCCCGCGGTCGAGGTGATCGTGACGGTGGCGGTGAACCTGATGAGCGCCGCCGCCGTCAAGGCCGGCCTCACCGAGGAAGGCGACCAGCACAAGGACCTCGACGAGGCCCGCAAGCTGATCCACGCGCTGGCCGGCCTCCTCGACGCGAGCGCCACGGAGATCAGCTCCTTCCACGCGGCTCCGCTGCGTGACGGCCTGAAGTCGCTGCAGCTCGCCTTCCGCGAGGCGTCCCTGGTGGCGGACGAGCCGGGGCAGGGCCCGGGCGAGAAGTACACGGGTCCGGTCTTCGGCTGA
- the infC gene encoding translation initiation factor IF-3 gives MSAEPRINDRIRVPEVRLVGPSGEQVGIVPLAKALELAQEYDLDLVEVAANARPPVCKLMDYGKFKYESAMKAREARKNQAHTVIKEMKLRPKIDPHDYDTKKGHVVRFLKQGDKVKITIMFRGREQSRPELGFRLLQRLASDVEELGFIESNPKQDGRNMIMVLGPHKKKTEAMAEAREAQAARKVEAAGVAVESRRDRAAEESVEDVAAEAPAEEVAAEAPAEENAEA, from the coding sequence ATCAGCGCCGAGCCCCGCATCAACGACCGGATTCGCGTTCCCGAAGTGCGACTTGTCGGTCCCAGCGGCGAGCAGGTCGGGATTGTTCCGCTTGCCAAGGCCCTTGAGCTTGCTCAGGAGTACGACCTCGACCTGGTCGAGGTGGCGGCGAACGCCCGTCCGCCCGTCTGCAAGCTCATGGACTACGGCAAGTTCAAGTACGAGTCGGCCATGAAGGCCCGTGAGGCGCGCAAGAACCAGGCGCACACGGTCATCAAGGAGATGAAGCTCCGGCCGAAGATCGACCCGCACGACTATGACACCAAGAAGGGTCACGTCGTCCGGTTCCTCAAGCAGGGTGACAAGGTCAAGATCACGATCATGTTCCGTGGTCGTGAGCAGTCCCGCCCGGAGCTGGGCTTCCGACTGCTCCAGCGTCTTGCTTCGGACGTCGAGGAGCTTGGGTTCATCGAGTCGAACCCGAAGCAGGACGGCCGAAACATGATCATGGTTCTCGGCCCGCACAAGAAGAAGACCGAGGCCATGGCCGAGGCTCGCGAGGCCCAGGCCGCGCGCAAGGTGGAAGCAGCCGGTGTCGCGGTCGAAAGCCGCCGGGACCGTGCCGCGGAGGAGTCCGTCGAGGACGTCGCCGCTGAAGCGCCCGCCGAGGAAGTCGCCGCCGAGGCGCCTGCCGAGGAAAACGCCGAGGCCTGA
- the rpmI gene encoding 50S ribosomal protein L35 has translation MPKNKTHSGASKRFKITGSGKVLRERAGKRHLLEHKSSKKTRSLTGTVEVAPADAKKIKKLLGK, from the coding sequence ATGCCGAAGAACAAGACGCACAGCGGTGCCAGCAAGCGCTTCAAGATCACCGGCTCCGGCAAGGTGCTCCGTGAGCGCGCCGGCAAGCGCCACCTGCTCGAGCACAAGTCGTCCAAGAAGACCCGCTCGCTGACCGGCACGGTCGAGGTGGCCCCGGCCGACGCCAAGAAGATCAAGAAGCTTCTCGGCAAGTGA
- the rplT gene encoding 50S ribosomal protein L20, whose protein sequence is MARVKRAVNAHKKRRAILEAAKGYRGQRSRLYRKAKEQVTHSLVYNYNDRKKRKGDFRQLWIQRINAAARENGMTYNRLIQGLKAANIEVDRKILAELAVNDSNAFAALVEVAQKALPADVNAPKAAA, encoded by the coding sequence GTGGCACGCGTCAAGCGGGCAGTAAACGCCCACAAGAAGCGCAGGGCGATCCTCGAGGCCGCCAAGGGCTACCGCGGTCAGCGTTCGCGTCTGTACCGCAAGGCCAAGGAGCAGGTCACCCACTCCCTGGTCTACAACTACAACGACCGCAAGAAGCGCAAGGGCGACTTCCGTCAGCTGTGGATCCAGCGCATCAACGCCGCTGCCCGCGAGAACGGCATGACGTACAACCGCCTCATCCAGGGTCTGAAGGCCGCCAACATCGAGGTGGACCGCAAGATCCTCGCCGAGCTGGCCGTCAACGACTCCAACGCGTTCGCCGCGCTGGTCGAGGTTGCCCAGAAGGCGCTTCCGGCCGACGTCAACGCGCCCAAGGCTGCTGCCTGA
- a CDS encoding TrmH family RNA methyltransferase: MGAVPELISPRSSRVSAARRLAKRNFRTKERLFLAEGPQAVREAAGHRFGGEATLVELFATPEAAERYADIIGGAHDAGARVHLADESVIADISTTVTPQGMVGVCRFIDSPFAEILAAKPKLVAVLAHVRDPGNAGTVLRCADAAGADAVILTDASVDLYNPKAVRASVGSHFHLPVAVGVPVEEAVRGLREAGVRVLAADGAGEDDLDAELDKGTMGTPTAWVFGNEAWGLPEETRALADAVVRVPIHGKAESLNLATAAAVCLYASARAQRAGISTP, encoded by the coding sequence ATGGGTGCCGTGCCTGAGTTGATCTCTCCCCGCTCGTCGCGCGTAAGCGCCGCCCGGCGGCTGGCCAAGCGGAACTTCCGTACCAAGGAGCGACTGTTCCTCGCGGAAGGTCCTCAGGCCGTACGGGAAGCGGCCGGGCACAGATTCGGCGGCGAGGCCACGCTGGTCGAGCTGTTCGCGACCCCCGAGGCGGCGGAGCGATACGCCGACATCATCGGCGGCGCGCACGACGCGGGAGCACGGGTGCACCTCGCCGACGAGAGCGTGATCGCCGACATCTCGACGACCGTCACCCCGCAGGGCATGGTCGGGGTCTGCCGTTTCATCGACTCGCCCTTCGCCGAGATCCTCGCCGCGAAGCCCAAGCTGGTCGCCGTCCTCGCGCACGTCCGCGACCCCGGGAACGCCGGCACGGTGCTGCGCTGCGCCGACGCCGCGGGCGCCGACGCCGTGATCCTCACGGACGCGTCCGTCGACCTCTACAACCCCAAGGCCGTACGGGCGTCGGTCGGTTCGCACTTCCATCTGCCGGTCGCCGTCGGCGTTCCCGTCGAAGAGGCCGTACGAGGCTTGCGGGAGGCGGGAGTTCGGGTTCTGGCCGCCGACGGCGCGGGCGAGGACGACCTCGACGCCGAGCTCGACAAGGGCACCATGGGCACCCCCACCGCCTGGGTCTTCGGCAACGAGGCGTGGGGCCTGCCGGAGGAGACCCGCGCACTCGCGGACGCGGTGGTGCGCGTGCCCATCCACGGGAAGGCCGAAAGCCTCAACCTGGCCACGGCCGCCGCTGTGTGCCTGTATGCCTCAGCTCGTGCACAGCGGGCAGGTATCTCTACGCCCTGA
- a CDS encoding sensor histidine kinase — protein MSVGTSRPRGARSSAPRPPAPRADRSDLTDLGELGIDPDDLPDGLVVADESGRVIAFNAAAARITAVPVRDAMGAPLERALPLEDLEGRRWWRLTDPYGGLATRKGQPERNLLLPGGREVLVSARYVRTRPTGPVRRLVVCLRDTEARRRTERSHAELIATVAHELRSPLTSVKGFTATLLAKWERFTDDQKKLMLETVDADADRVTRLIAELLDISRIDSGRLEVRRQPVDIGAAVGRHIQAHVAAGQSPDRFLVRIEQPLPDLWADPDKIDQVLSNLLENAVRHGEGTVTIEVAAATPPKGPDLEHQPRGPHQAEGTAVTVSDEGPGIPEESMGRVFTRFWRGSKRGGTGLGLYIVKGIVEVHGGTITVGRGPAGGAEFRFTLPVAAPAYLKD, from the coding sequence ATGAGTGTCGGCACCAGCAGGCCCAGGGGAGCGCGCAGTTCCGCTCCGCGTCCCCCCGCGCCCCGTGCTGACCGCAGTGACCTCACCGACCTCGGCGAACTCGGCATAGACCCGGACGACCTGCCGGACGGCCTGGTCGTCGCGGACGAGTCCGGCCGGGTCATCGCCTTCAACGCCGCCGCGGCCCGGATCACCGCAGTGCCCGTGCGGGACGCGATGGGCGCTCCGCTGGAGCGGGCCCTGCCGCTGGAGGACCTGGAGGGGCGCCGCTGGTGGCGGCTGACCGATCCCTACGGCGGTCTGGCCACGCGCAAGGGCCAGCCCGAGCGCAATCTGTTGCTTCCGGGCGGGCGCGAGGTCCTGGTCTCGGCGCGCTACGTGCGCACCCGGCCGACCGGGCCCGTACGCCGTCTCGTCGTCTGTCTGCGGGACACCGAAGCCCGTCGGCGTACCGAGAGAAGCCACGCGGAGCTCATCGCGACCGTCGCCCATGAACTGCGCTCGCCGCTCACCTCCGTCAAGGGCTTCACGGCGACCCTGCTCGCCAAGTGGGAGCGGTTCACGGACGACCAGAAGAAGCTGATGCTGGAGACCGTCGACGCCGACGCCGACCGGGTCACCCGGCTCATCGCCGAACTCCTCGACATCTCCCGCATCGACTCGGGGCGCCTCGAAGTGCGTCGCCAGCCCGTCGACATCGGGGCGGCCGTCGGCCGGCACATCCAGGCGCACGTGGCCGCCGGGCAGTCGCCCGACCGCTTCCTCGTACGGATCGAGCAGCCGCTGCCCGATCTCTGGGCGGACCCGGACAAGATCGACCAGGTGCTCAGCAACCTCCTGGAAAATGCCGTGCGGCACGGCGAGGGGACCGTCACCATTGAGGTGGCGGCAGCGACGCCCCCCAAGGGCCCCGACCTCGAGCACCAGCCGCGGGGTCCCCACCAGGCGGAAGGAACGGCAGTCACCGTGAGCGACGAGGGCCCCGGCATCCCCGAGGAGTCGATGGGCCGTGTCTTCACCCGCTTCTGGCGGGGGAGCAAGCGCGGCGGGACCGGCCTCGGCCTGTACATCGTCAAGGGCATCGTCGAGGTGCACGGCGGGACGATCACCGTCGGTCGCGGCCCGGCCGGTGGCGCCGAGTTCCGATTTACGTTGCCCGTGGCGGCCCCGGCATATCTCAAGGACTGA
- the pheS gene encoding phenylalanine--tRNA ligase subunit alpha yields MSAPNKSYDPVEVEALKPEEIERMQAEALAAFAAAADLDELAQAKTAHTGGTSPMALANREIGALPPQAKAEAGKRVGMARGVVSKALAARQAELEAERDARVLVEEAVDVTLPYDRVPAGARHPLTTMMERVADVFVSMGYEIAEGPEVEAEWFNFDALNFVPDHPARQMQDTFFVEGTSPEGKATSGDESGVVLRTHTSPVQARALLDREPPVYIVCPGRVYRTDELDATHTPVFHQIELLAIDEGLTMADLKGTLDHMVQALFGPDMKTRLRPNYFPFTEPSAEMDMVCYVCRGESIGNPDKACRTCGSEGWIELGGCGMVNPRVLIACGVDPQKYSGFAFGFGIERMLMFRHNVEDMRDMVEGDVRFTRPFGMEI; encoded by the coding sequence ATGTCGGCACCTAATAAGTCGTACGACCCGGTCGAGGTCGAGGCCTTGAAACCGGAAGAGATCGAGCGCATGCAGGCCGAGGCGCTCGCCGCCTTCGCGGCCGCCGCGGACCTCGACGAGCTCGCTCAGGCCAAGACCGCGCACACCGGTGGCACCTCGCCGATGGCTCTCGCCAACCGTGAGATCGGCGCCCTGCCCCCGCAGGCCAAGGCCGAGGCCGGCAAGCGCGTCGGCATGGCGCGCGGCGTGGTCAGCAAGGCCCTCGCGGCCCGTCAGGCCGAGCTCGAGGCCGAACGTGACGCCCGGGTCCTGGTCGAGGAGGCGGTGGACGTCACGCTGCCGTACGACCGCGTCCCGGCCGGCGCCCGGCACCCGCTGACGACCATGATGGAGCGCGTCGCGGACGTCTTCGTGTCCATGGGATACGAGATCGCGGAGGGCCCCGAGGTCGAGGCGGAGTGGTTCAACTTCGACGCCCTGAACTTCGTGCCCGACCACCCGGCCCGGCAGATGCAGGACACCTTCTTCGTCGAGGGAACCTCCCCCGAGGGAAAGGCCACCTCCGGCGACGAGTCCGGTGTCGTGCTGCGCACCCACACCTCTCCGGTGCAGGCCCGCGCGCTGCTCGACCGGGAGCCGCCCGTCTACATCGTCTGCCCCGGCCGTGTGTACCGGACCGACGAGCTGGACGCGACGCACACCCCGGTCTTCCACCAGATCGAGCTCCTCGCCATCGACGAGGGCCTGACCATGGCGGACCTGAAGGGCACCCTCGACCACATGGTCCAGGCGCTCTTCGGCCCGGACATGAAGACCCGGCTGCGTCCGAACTACTTCCCGTTCACCGAGCCGTCCGCCGAGATGGACATGGTCTGCTACGTCTGCCGTGGCGAGTCGATCGGCAACCCCGACAAGGCCTGCCGCACCTGTGGCAGCGAGGGCTGGATCGAGCTGGGCGGCTGCGGCATGGTCAACCCGCGCGTGCTGATCGCGTGCGGCGTGGACCCGCAGAAGTACAGCGGATTCGCCTTCGGGTTCGGCATCGAGCGGATGCTGATGTTCCGCCACAACGTCGAAGACATGCGAGACATGGTCGAGGGTGACGTCCGGTTCACCCGGCCGTTCGGGATGGAGATCTGA